The Petrotoga mexicana DSM 14811 genome has a window encoding:
- the bcp gene encoding thioredoxin-dependent thiol peroxidase produces the protein MRYLNFGIGDKIPEFSLKDVDGNQINSRDFIGKWLVLYFYPRDNTPGCTKEAVDFSNYLEDFKKYNCQIVGVSPDTVEKHANFKEKHNLKVILLSDPEHSILEKFGVWQLKKNYGKENWGVVRSTLLIDPNGIIKKVWENVRVKDHVLEVLESLKDLSNNRE, from the coding sequence ATGAGATATCTAAATTTTGGAATAGGTGATAAAATCCCAGAGTTTTCACTTAAAGATGTTGATGGTAATCAGATTAATAGCAGGGATTTTATTGGAAAATGGCTTGTCCTCTATTTTTATCCGCGAGATAACACTCCTGGTTGTACTAAAGAAGCAGTTGATTTTTCAAACTACTTAGAAGATTTTAAAAAATATAATTGCCAAATAGTTGGGGTAAGTCCCGATACTGTAGAAAAACATGCAAACTTTAAAGAAAAACACAATTTAAAAGTGATTTTACTAAGTGACCCTGAACATTCCATTCTGGAAAAATTTGGTGTTTGGCAACTAAAAAAGAATTATGGTAAAGAAAATTGGGGAGTTGTCAGATCAACACTTCTGATAGATCCAAATGGAATTATTAAAAAAGTATGGGAAAATGTAAGAGTAAAAGATCATGTTTTAGAGGTATTGGAAAGCTTGAAAGATCTATCAAACAACAGGGAGTAA